The Pongo abelii isolate AG06213 chromosome 23, NHGRI_mPonAbe1-v2.0_pri, whole genome shotgun sequence genome includes a window with the following:
- the TCN2 gene encoding transcobalamin-2 isoform X2: MRHLGALLFLLGVLGALAEICEIPEVDSHLIEKLGQHLLPWMDRLSLEHLNPSIYVGLRLSSLQAGTKEELYLHSLKLGYQQCLLGSAFSEDDGDCQSKPSMGQLALYLLALRANCEFVRGHKGDKLVSQLKRFLEDEKRAIDTAAMAGLAFTCLKRSNFNPGRRQRITMAVRTVREKILKAQTPEGHFGNVYSTPLALQFLMTSPMPGAELGTACLKARVALFASLQDGAFQNALMISQLLPVLNHKTYIDLIFPDCLAPRVMLEPAAETIPQAQEIISVTLQVLSLLPPYRQSISVLAGSTVEDVLKKAHELGGFTYETQASLSGPYLISVMGKAAGEREFWQLLRDPNTPLLQGIADYRPKDGETIELRLVSW; this comes from the exons AAATACCAGAGGTGGACAGCCATCTGATAGAGAAGTTGGGCCAGCACCTCTTACCTTGGATGGACCGGCTTTCCCTGGAGCACCTGAACCCCAGCATCTATGTGGGCCTGCGCCTCTCCAGCCTGCAGGCTGGGACCAAGGAAGAACTCTACCTGCACAGCCTCAAGCTTGGTTACCAGCAGTGCCTCCTAGG GTCTGCCTTCAGCGAGGATGATGGTGACTGCCAGAGCAAGCCTTCCATGGGCCAGCTGGCCCTCTACCTGCTCGCTCTCAGAGCCAACTGCGAGTTTGTCAGGGGCCACAAGGGGGACAAGCTGGTCTCACAGCTCAAGCGGTTCCTGGAGGATGAGAAGAGAGCCATCG ACACAGCAGCCATGGCAGGCTTGGCATTCACCTGTCTGAAGCGCTCAAACTTCAACCCTGGTCGGAGACAACGGATCACCATGGCCGTCAGGACAGTGCGAGAGAAGATCTTGAAGGCCCAGACCCCCGAGGGCCACTTTGGGAATGTCTATAGCACCCCATTGGCACTACAG TTCCTCATGACTTCCCCCATGCCTGGGGCAGAGCTGGGAACAGCATGTCTCAAGGCCAGGGTTGCTTTGTTCGCCAGTCTGCAGGATGGAGCCTTCCAGAATGCTCTCATGATTTCCCAGCTGCTGCCCGTTCTGAACCACAAGACCTACATTGATCTGATCTTCCCAGACTGCCTGGCACCACGAG TCATGTTGGAACCAGCTGCTGAGACCATTCCTCAGGCCCAAGAGATCATCAGTGTCACACTGCAGGTGCTTAGCCTCTTGCCGCCGTACAGACAGTCCATCTCTGTTCTTGCCGGGTCCACCGTGGAAGATGTCCTGAAGAAGGCCCATGAGTTAGGAGGATTCAC ATATGAAACACAGGCCTCTTTATCAGGCCCCTACTTGATCTCCGTGATGGGGAAAGCGGCCGGAGAAAGGGAGTTCTGGCAGCTCCTCCGAGACCCCAACACCCCCCTGTTGCAAG GTATTGCTGACTACAGACCCAAGGATGGAGAAACCATTGAGCTGAGGCTGGTTAGCTGGTAG
- the TCN2 gene encoding transcobalamin-2 precursor (The RefSeq protein has 3 substitutions compared to this genomic sequence) — protein MRHLGALLFLLGVLGALAEICEIPEVDSHLVEKLGQHLLPWMDRLSLEHLNPSIYVDLRLSSLQAGTKEELYLHSLKLGYQQCLLGSAFSEDDGDCQGKPSMGQLALYLLALRANCEFVRGHKGDKLVSQLKRFLEDEKRAIGHDHKGHPHTSYYQYGLGILALCLHQKRVHDSVVDKLLYALEPFHQGHHSVDTAAMAGLAFTCLKRSNFNPGRRQRITMAVRTVREKILKAQTPEGHFGNVYSTPLALQFLMTSPMPGAELGTACLKARVALFASLQDGAFQNALMISQLLPVLNHKTYIDLIFPDCLAPRVMLEPAAETIPQAQEIISVTLQVLSLLPPYRQSISVLAGSTVEDVLKKAHELGGFTYETQASLSGPYLISVMGKAAGEREFWQLLRDPNTPLLQGIADYRPKDGETIELRLVSW, from the exons AAATACCAGAGGTGGACAGCCATCTGATAGAGAAGTTGGGCCAGCACCTCTTACCTTGGATGGACCGGCTTTCCCTGGAGCACCTGAACCCCAGCATCTATGTGGGCCTGCGCCTCTCCAGCCTGCAGGCTGGGACCAAGGAAGAACTCTACCTGCACAGCCTCAAGCTTGGTTACCAGCAGTGCCTCCTAGG GTCTGCCTTCAGCGAGGATGATGGTGACTGCCAGAGCAAGCCTTCCATGGGCCAGCTGGCCCTCTACCTGCTCGCTCTCAGAGCCAACTGCGAGTTTGTCAGGGGCCACAAGGGGGACAAGCTGGTCTCACAGCTCAAGCGGTTCCTGGAGGATGAGAAGAGAGCCATCG GGCATGATCACAAGGGCCACCCCCACACTAGCTACTACCAGTATGGCCTGGGTATTCTGGCCCTGTGTCTCCACCAGAAGCGGGTCCATGACAGCGTGGTGGACAAACTCCTGTATGCTTTGGAACCTTTCCACCAGGGCCACCACTCTGTGG ACACAGCAGCCATGGCAGGCTTGGCATTCACCTGTCTGAAGCGCTCAAACTTCAACCCTGGTCGGAGACAACGGATCACCATGGCCGTCAGGACAGTGCGAGAGAAGATCTTGAAGGCCCAGACCCCCGAGGGCCACTTTGGGAATGTCTATAGCACCCCATTGGCACTACAG TTCCTCATGACTTCCCCCATGCCTGGGGCAGAGCTGGGAACAGCATGTCTCAAGGCCAGGGTTGCTTTGTTCGCCAGTCTGCAGGATGGAGCCTTCCAGAATGCTCTCATGATTTCCCAGCTGCTGCCCGTTCTGAACCACAAGACCTACATTGATCTGATCTTCCCAGACTGCCTGGCACCACGAG TCATGTTGGAACCAGCTGCTGAGACCATTCCTCAGGCCCAAGAGATCATCAGTGTCACACTGCAGGTGCTTAGCCTCTTGCCGCCGTACAGACAGTCCATCTCTGTTCTTGCCGGGTCCACCGTGGAAGATGTCCTGAAGAAGGCCCATGAGTTAGGAGGATTCAC ATATGAAACACAGGCCTCTTTATCAGGCCCCTACTTGATCTCCGTGATGGGGAAAGCGGCCGGAGAAAGGGAGTTCTGGCAGCTCCTCCGAGACCCCAACACCCCCCTGTTGCAAG GTATTGCTGACTACAGACCCAAGGATGGAGAAACCATTGAGCTGAGGCTGGTTAGCTGGTAG
- the TCN2 gene encoding transcobalamin-2 isoform X1: MDRLSLEHLNPSIYVGLRLSSLQAGTKEELYLHSLKLGYQQCLLGSAFSEDDGDCQSKPSMGQLALYLLALRANCEFVRGHKGDKLVSQLKRFLEDEKRAIGHDHKGHPHTSYYQYGLGILALCLHQKRVHDSVVDKLLYALEPFHQGHHSVDTAAMAGLAFTCLKRSNFNPGRRQRITMAVRTVREKILKAQTPEGHFGNVYSTPLALQFLMTSPMPGAELGTACLKARVALFASLQDGAFQNALMISQLLPVLNHKTYIDLIFPDCLAPRVMLEPAAETIPQAQEIISVTLQVLSLLPPYRQSISVLAGSTVEDVLKKAHELGGFTYETQASLSGPYLISVMGKAAGEREFWQLLRDPNTPLLQGIADYRPKDGETIELRLVSW; the protein is encoded by the exons ATGGACCGGCTTTCCCTGGAGCACCTGAACCCCAGCATCTATGTGGGCCTGCGCCTCTCCAGCCTGCAGGCTGGGACCAAGGAAGAACTCTACCTGCACAGCCTCAAGCTTGGTTACCAGCAGTGCCTCCTAGG GTCTGCCTTCAGCGAGGATGATGGTGACTGCCAGAGCAAGCCTTCCATGGGCCAGCTGGCCCTCTACCTGCTCGCTCTCAGAGCCAACTGCGAGTTTGTCAGGGGCCACAAGGGGGACAAGCTGGTCTCACAGCTCAAGCGGTTCCTGGAGGATGAGAAGAGAGCCATCG GGCATGATCACAAGGGCCACCCCCACACTAGCTACTACCAGTATGGCCTGGGTATTCTGGCCCTGTGTCTCCACCAGAAGCGGGTCCATGACAGCGTGGTGGACAAACTCCTGTATGCTTTGGAACCTTTCCACCAGGGCCACCACTCTGTGG ACACAGCAGCCATGGCAGGCTTGGCATTCACCTGTCTGAAGCGCTCAAACTTCAACCCTGGTCGGAGACAACGGATCACCATGGCCGTCAGGACAGTGCGAGAGAAGATCTTGAAGGCCCAGACCCCCGAGGGCCACTTTGGGAATGTCTATAGCACCCCATTGGCACTACAG TTCCTCATGACTTCCCCCATGCCTGGGGCAGAGCTGGGAACAGCATGTCTCAAGGCCAGGGTTGCTTTGTTCGCCAGTCTGCAGGATGGAGCCTTCCAGAATGCTCTCATGATTTCCCAGCTGCTGCCCGTTCTGAACCACAAGACCTACATTGATCTGATCTTCCCAGACTGCCTGGCACCACGAG TCATGTTGGAACCAGCTGCTGAGACCATTCCTCAGGCCCAAGAGATCATCAGTGTCACACTGCAGGTGCTTAGCCTCTTGCCGCCGTACAGACAGTCCATCTCTGTTCTTGCCGGGTCCACCGTGGAAGATGTCCTGAAGAAGGCCCATGAGTTAGGAGGATTCAC ATATGAAACACAGGCCTCTTTATCAGGCCCCTACTTGATCTCCGTGATGGGGAAAGCGGCCGGAGAAAGGGAGTTCTGGCAGCTCCTCCGAGACCCCAACACCCCCCTGTTGCAAG GTATTGCTGACTACAGACCCAAGGATGGAGAAACCATTGAGCTGAGGCTGGTTAGCTGGTAG